The Mycolicibacterium lutetiense genome window below encodes:
- a CDS encoding MarR family winged helix-turn-helix transcriptional regulator — translation MEPKWLSPHEDRAWRAFMHAHHQLVAHLNRGLQKSGLSGADYEVLAVLSAHDGDRMSARNLCHTLDWEKSRVSHQLRRMQKDGLISRESNPEDARSTMVCLLPAGRAAIEKAAPGHVEDVRRNFIDLFTRAELETLAALNERVLRNLAKDDDSPVEDGPS, via the coding sequence ATGGAACCAAAATGGCTGAGCCCTCACGAAGACCGCGCCTGGCGAGCCTTCATGCACGCCCATCATCAGCTCGTCGCACACCTGAACCGGGGCCTGCAGAAATCAGGCCTGTCCGGGGCCGACTACGAGGTCCTCGCGGTGCTCTCGGCCCACGACGGGGACCGCATGTCCGCCCGTAACCTGTGCCACACGCTGGACTGGGAGAAGAGCCGTGTCTCCCACCAGCTGCGGCGCATGCAGAAGGACGGGCTGATCAGCCGCGAATCCAACCCCGAGGACGCCCGCAGCACCATGGTCTGCCTACTGCCGGCGGGCCGGGCCGCCATCGAGAAGGCGGCGCCCGGGCACGTGGAGGACGTCCGCCGGAACTTCATCGACTTGTTTACCCGGGCCGAGCTTGAAACCCTCGCCGCCCTCAACGAACGAGTCCTGCGCAACCTGGCGAAAGACGACGACTCCCCCGTCGAAGACGGGCCCTCGTAA
- a CDS encoding NADPH-dependent F420 reductase, with protein MSSSIISIIGTGNMARAIGALAVAGGNTVEIIGRDQSKAADLAKDLGDSATTGEFGAVPTGDIVIVALLYAGVVPVVAQYGDALAGKIIVDISNPFNSAADGLAIPDGTSIAQQVAKAAPVGASVVKAFNTIFGAVLAQGRTLDVFIAGDDARAKVGVAEFIKTLGLRPMDVGGLNMAHWLEGTGLVVMGLARHGVGHFDFALGATPAA; from the coding sequence ATGAGCAGCAGCATCATCAGCATCATCGGCACCGGGAATATGGCCCGCGCGATCGGCGCGCTGGCAGTAGCGGGCGGCAACACCGTTGAGATCATCGGCCGCGACCAGTCCAAGGCTGCTGACCTGGCCAAGGACCTCGGTGACAGTGCCACGACGGGAGAGTTCGGAGCCGTCCCGACCGGGGATATCGTCATCGTGGCCCTGTTGTACGCCGGGGTCGTTCCGGTCGTCGCCCAGTACGGAGACGCCCTCGCCGGCAAGATCATCGTCGACATCAGTAACCCGTTCAATTCCGCGGCCGACGGTTTGGCCATCCCCGATGGCACCTCGATCGCGCAGCAAGTGGCCAAGGCCGCCCCGGTCGGCGCCAGTGTGGTGAAGGCGTTCAACACGATTTTCGGTGCTGTCTTGGCGCAGGGTCGGACGCTCGACGTCTTCATCGCCGGCGACGACGCGCGCGCCAAGGTCGGCGTGGCGGAATTCATCAAGACACTCGGACTGCGCCCGATGGACGTCGGCGGCCTGAACATGGCGCACTGGCTGGAAGGGACGGGCCTGGTCGTGATGGGCCTCGCCCGCCACGGGGTAGGGCACTTCGACTTCGCCCTCGGCGCCACCCCTGCCGCCTGA
- a CDS encoding TIGR03619 family F420-dependent LLM class oxidoreductase: MKLGFAIPIVGPAVSSAAGLSAFCRGLEELGYDTLWVGDRLVTPVEMQSTYPGKEQPYPPQMTRYLDPVLLWTVAATATSRVRLNASTLSTFYYEPVHLARLLTTLDVLSEGRLDVGVGIGWMKDEHDIARGADWRRRGQMLDDVLAFLHEWWTTNPVSWESEFFSLPPVHADLRPVQAGGPPIWIGGASEAAMRRVGRSGTGWLGVEGLQDEVTDHLWSIARRAAQDAGRDPDALKTAMRINLEPGTSVDSVAGRLERLAGSGADEAIVDAFAMFPTLDQLLEFAGQIIAR; this comes from the coding sequence ATGAAGCTTGGTTTCGCAATTCCCATAGTCGGGCCCGCCGTCAGCAGCGCCGCTGGTCTGAGCGCGTTCTGCCGAGGACTCGAGGAGCTCGGCTACGACACGCTGTGGGTCGGCGATCGCCTGGTCACGCCCGTTGAAATGCAAAGCACCTATCCGGGCAAAGAGCAGCCGTACCCGCCGCAGATGACCCGTTACCTCGATCCGGTGCTGCTGTGGACGGTCGCCGCGACGGCGACCAGTCGAGTGCGGCTGAACGCCAGCACGCTCAGCACGTTCTACTACGAGCCGGTTCACCTGGCCCGGCTGCTGACCACGCTCGACGTGCTCAGCGAGGGCCGTCTCGACGTCGGCGTGGGAATCGGGTGGATGAAGGACGAACATGACATCGCCCGCGGCGCAGACTGGCGCCGGCGCGGGCAGATGCTCGATGACGTGCTGGCGTTCCTGCACGAGTGGTGGACGACCAATCCGGTGTCCTGGGAAAGCGAGTTCTTTTCCCTGCCGCCGGTCCATGCCGACCTGCGCCCGGTCCAGGCCGGCGGTCCGCCCATCTGGATCGGCGGTGCCAGTGAGGCCGCGATGCGCCGGGTCGGGCGCAGCGGCACCGGCTGGCTAGGGGTCGAGGGGCTGCAGGACGAGGTCACCGACCACCTGTGGTCGATTGCCCGCCGTGCGGCGCAGGACGCCGGCCGCGATCCTGACGCGCTGAAGACGGCCATGCGGATCAACCTCGAACCGGGAACGTCCGTTGACTCGGTTGCCGGGAGGCTCGAGCGCCTGGCCGGGTCCGGTGCCGATGAGGCGATCGTGGATGCCTTCGCGATGTTCCCCACCCTTGATCAGCTGCTTGAGTTCGCCGGTCAGATCATCGCTCGATGA
- a CDS encoding DUF7715 family protein, which translates to MKVLVAKRPSRPLATTDPWSATEGEIVVAPLVCDDVTCGCDVVHQGITSHGYSTLTVVREVATAPDDLITACRRVDLRLLHRAMI; encoded by the coding sequence ATGAAAGTGCTTGTGGCCAAGCGCCCCTCACGACCGCTGGCCACGACCGACCCCTGGTCTGCCACCGAGGGCGAGATAGTCGTCGCACCACTGGTCTGCGATGACGTCACCTGCGGATGCGACGTCGTCCACCAGGGCATCACATCGCATGGCTACTCGACCCTGACTGTCGTCCGTGAGGTCGCCACTGCACCAGACGACCTGATCACGGCCTGCCGCCGGGTTGACCTGCGACTACTTCATCGAGCGATGATCTGA
- the orn gene encoding oligoribonuclease: MRDELVWIDCEMTGLDLKSDRLIEIAVLVTDADLNILGDGLDVVIHTDDEALSSMVDVVKQMHTRSGLIEEVRASTVDVATAEEMVLDYIRGYVKTAKSAPLCGNSIATDRGFIARDMLKLDDYLHYRMIDVSSIKELCRRWYPRIYFGQPEKGLAHRALADIHESIRELKYYRSTAFVAQPGPSTSDIAAIAGELGPPKDDATETDSALGHSSS, translated from the coding sequence GTGCGAGACGAACTGGTATGGATCGATTGCGAGATGACCGGCCTCGACCTCAAGTCCGATCGGCTGATCGAGATCGCGGTTCTGGTCACCGACGCTGACCTGAACATCCTCGGTGACGGACTGGACGTGGTCATTCACACCGACGACGAGGCGCTGTCCTCCATGGTCGACGTGGTCAAGCAGATGCACACCCGGTCCGGGTTGATCGAAGAGGTCCGAGCGTCGACCGTCGATGTGGCCACCGCCGAAGAGATGGTGCTCGACTACATCCGCGGATACGTCAAGACGGCCAAGTCCGCTCCCCTGTGCGGCAACTCGATCGCCACCGATCGCGGCTTCATCGCCCGCGACATGCTGAAACTCGACGATTACCTGCATTACCGGATGATCGACGTCAGCTCGATCAAGGAACTGTGCCGCCGCTGGTACCCCCGGATCTACTTCGGCCAGCCGGAGAAGGGGCTGGCGCACCGCGCCCTGGCCGACATCCACGAGTCGATCCGCGAACTCAAGTACTACCGCTCAACCGCGTTTGTCGCCCAGCCCGGGCCGTCTACCAGCGATATCGCCGCGATCGCGGGCGAGCTCGGCCCGCCGAAGGACGACGCGACCGAAACCGATTCGGCGCTGGGACACTCAAGCAGTTAG
- a CDS encoding helicase HerA-like domain-containing protein: MTTESTGTPAQQIAAGYAVEGQALELGAVVVDGTVDPGAQVRIPLATVNRHGLIAGATGTGKTKTLQVIAEQLSAAGVPVVMADVKGDLSGLSKPGEVNGKTDQRAKDTGDSWTPTAFPVEFLSLGTEGIGVPVRATITNFGPILLSKVLGLNATQESTLGLIFHWADQKGLPLLDIKDLRSVIQFLTSDEGKPELKALGAVSTTTAGVILRALVNLEAEGADSFFGEPELEPKDLLRTDAQGRGIISLLELGSQAARPVMFSTFLMWVLADLFTSLPEVGDVDKPKLVFIFDEAHLLFTDASKAFLEQVEQTVKLIRSKGVGVFFCTQLPTDVPNQVLSQLGARVQHALRAFTPDDQKALSKTVRTYPKTDVYDLEKALTSLGIGEAVVTVLSEKGAPTPVAWTRMRAPRSLMDTIGTDAITAAAKASPLQATYGQTVDRDSAYERLAAKLAPPPAPEDPGGFGGIEASGEIEAMPAPAQPAEPGMFEQVLKSSAFKSAMRSAGTVLGREITRSIFGTGRRR, translated from the coding sequence ATGACCACCGAATCGACAGGCACCCCCGCGCAGCAGATAGCCGCCGGTTATGCCGTCGAAGGCCAGGCGCTGGAGCTTGGCGCCGTCGTTGTCGACGGAACCGTCGACCCGGGAGCACAGGTCCGCATCCCGCTGGCCACGGTGAACCGGCACGGGTTGATCGCCGGTGCCACCGGTACCGGCAAGACCAAGACGTTGCAAGTGATCGCCGAGCAGCTTTCCGCGGCCGGGGTTCCGGTGGTGATGGCCGACGTGAAGGGCGACCTGTCGGGGTTGTCGAAGCCCGGCGAGGTCAACGGCAAGACCGATCAGCGCGCCAAGGACACCGGCGACAGCTGGACACCGACGGCGTTCCCGGTGGAGTTCCTCTCGCTGGGTACGGAGGGTATCGGGGTCCCGGTGCGGGCGACGATCACCAACTTCGGCCCGATCCTGCTGTCGAAGGTGTTGGGCCTCAACGCCACCCAGGAGTCCACGCTCGGCCTGATCTTTCACTGGGCCGACCAGAAGGGCCTGCCCCTGCTGGACATCAAGGACCTGCGTTCGGTGATCCAGTTCCTCACCAGCGATGAGGGCAAGCCCGAACTCAAGGCGCTGGGCGCGGTGTCGACCACGACGGCGGGCGTCATCCTTCGTGCCCTGGTCAACCTGGAGGCCGAGGGCGCCGATTCGTTCTTCGGTGAACCGGAGCTGGAGCCCAAGGATCTGCTGCGCACCGACGCCCAGGGTCGCGGCATCATCAGCCTGTTGGAGTTGGGTTCGCAGGCCGCGCGGCCGGTGATGTTCTCCACGTTCCTGATGTGGGTGCTGGCCGACCTGTTCACCTCCCTGCCCGAGGTCGGCGACGTCGACAAGCCCAAGCTGGTCTTCATCTTCGATGAGGCGCATCTGCTGTTCACCGACGCGTCCAAGGCGTTCCTGGAACAGGTGGAGCAGACGGTCAAGCTGATCCGTTCCAAAGGCGTCGGCGTGTTCTTCTGCACGCAGTTGCCCACCGATGTGCCCAACCAGGTGCTCTCGCAGCTGGGTGCCCGGGTGCAGCATGCGTTGCGCGCCTTCACTCCTGACGACCAGAAGGCGCTGTCGAAGACCGTGCGCACCTACCCGAAGACCGATGTCTACGACCTGGAGAAAGCGCTGACCTCATTGGGTATCGGTGAGGCTGTGGTGACAGTGCTCTCGGAGAAGGGCGCGCCGACACCGGTGGCCTGGACGAGGATGCGGGCGCCGCGGTCATTGATGGACACCATCGGGACCGACGCCATCACCGCGGCCGCCAAGGCCAGCCCGCTGCAGGCGACGTATGGCCAGACCGTGGACCGGGATTCGGCCTACGAGCGGTTGGCCGCCAAACTCGCTCCGCCGCCGGCGCCCGAGGATCCAGGTGGCTTCGGCGGCATCGAGGCCTCGGGTGAGATCGAGGCGATGCCGGCTCCGGCGCAACCGGCAGAGCCGGGGATGTTTGAGCAGGTGCTCAAGAGCTCGGCGTTCAAGAGCGCGATGCGCTCGGCGGGCACCGTCCTCGGCCGCGAGATCACCCGCAGCATCTTCGGGACGGGCCGCCGCCGCTGA
- the cmrA gene encoding mycolate reductase (Catalyzes the final step in mycolic acid biosynthesis.), whose amino-acid sequence MPVPAPSPDARAVVTGASQNIGEALATELAARGHHLIITARREDVLTSLAQRITERYGVTVEVRAVDLIDPAARAALCEELASREISILCANAGTATFGAVNDLDPAGEKAQVQLNVLGVHDPVLAVLPGMVKRGSGGILTSGSAAGNSPIPNNATYAASKAFANTFSESLRGELKGAGVHVTVLAPGPVRTDLPDESEQSLVERLIPDFLWISTEYTAKLSLDGLEKNKMRVVPGVTSKAMSMASGYAPRAIVTPIVGAVYKKLGGG is encoded by the coding sequence ATGCCAGTACCTGCACCCAGTCCGGATGCCCGTGCCGTCGTCACCGGCGCCTCGCAGAACATCGGCGAAGCGTTGGCCACCGAACTCGCAGCCCGCGGCCACCACCTGATCATCACCGCACGGCGGGAGGACGTCCTGACGTCGCTCGCCCAGCGCATCACCGAGCGCTACGGAGTCACCGTCGAGGTGCGTGCCGTGGACCTCATCGACCCAGCCGCACGCGCGGCACTGTGCGAAGAGTTGGCCTCTCGCGAGATCTCGATCCTGTGTGCCAACGCGGGCACCGCCACCTTCGGCGCCGTCAACGACCTCGACCCGGCCGGCGAGAAGGCACAGGTGCAGCTGAACGTGCTCGGCGTTCACGATCCCGTGTTGGCAGTGTTGCCGGGGATGGTCAAACGCGGATCCGGCGGCATCCTGACCTCCGGATCGGCGGCAGGCAATTCACCGATCCCCAACAACGCGACCTACGCGGCCTCCAAGGCGTTCGCCAACACGTTCAGCGAGTCGCTGCGCGGCGAGCTCAAGGGGGCGGGCGTACACGTCACGGTGCTGGCGCCGGGCCCGGTGCGCACCGATCTGCCCGATGAATCCGAGCAGTCCCTCGTCGAACGGCTGATCCCCGACTTCCTGTGGATCTCAACCGAATACACGGCCAAGCTGTCGCTGGACGGCCTGGAGAAGAACAAGATGCGCGTGGTGCCCGGGGTGACGTCCAAGGCCATGTCGATGGCCAGCGGCTACGCGCCACGCGCGATCGTCACCCCGATCGTCGGTGCCGTCTACAAGAAGCTCGGCGGCGGCTAG
- a CDS encoding MFS transporter, translated as MTNPGRARVLAWALWDCGATGLNAIAITFVFSVYLTGSVGADLPGDTTPASWLGRAMAVAGLAVALLAPVTGIWVDAPQRRRRVLAVMTGAAVLLTSAMSLIRDDHRYLMPGLVLLACTAACNELATVPYNAMLRQLSTPETSGRISGLGLALGYGGSVVLLLLAYVGFIAGDGDTRGLLGIPIQDGQNVRAVMLLTAVWFVLFALPIFVMVPRVTGAAPVERVGFFGAYRKLWAEIRGEWRRDHNVVYYLVASAVFRDGLAGVFAFGAVLGVNVYGISQADVLLFGISACVVAAVGAVVGGVLDDRVGSKPVIVWSLVCLIAVGLSLLVLSGPVAFWVCGLLLCLFIGPTLSAARNVMLRITADGKEGVAFGLYTTVGRAASFLAPWLFFVFIDFFGTDRAGMGGLVLVLVLGLAGMLAVRVPARQHGTVVTTP; from the coding sequence ATGACTAACCCCGGGCGGGCGAGGGTGCTCGCGTGGGCATTGTGGGACTGCGGTGCGACGGGCCTCAACGCTATCGCCATCACCTTCGTGTTCTCGGTGTACCTGACCGGCAGCGTCGGCGCGGACCTTCCCGGGGACACCACGCCGGCCAGCTGGCTGGGCCGCGCCATGGCGGTCGCCGGTCTCGCGGTGGCACTGCTGGCGCCCGTCACCGGTATCTGGGTCGACGCGCCGCAGCGGCGGCGTCGGGTGCTGGCCGTGATGACCGGTGCGGCAGTGCTGTTGACGTCGGCGATGAGCCTGATCCGTGACGATCACCGCTATCTGATGCCGGGGCTGGTGCTGTTGGCCTGTACAGCGGCCTGCAACGAGCTGGCTACGGTGCCCTACAACGCCATGCTGCGACAGTTGTCCACCCCTGAGACGTCTGGTCGCATCTCCGGGCTCGGATTGGCGCTGGGCTACGGGGGCAGCGTGGTGCTGCTGCTGCTGGCCTACGTCGGGTTCATCGCCGGCGACGGCGATACCCGTGGGCTGCTGGGCATTCCGATACAGGACGGGCAGAACGTGCGGGCGGTGATGCTGCTCACCGCGGTCTGGTTCGTGTTGTTCGCGCTGCCGATATTCGTGATGGTGCCGCGGGTGACCGGTGCCGCCCCGGTGGAAAGGGTCGGATTCTTCGGTGCCTACCGCAAGTTGTGGGCCGAGATCCGTGGTGAATGGCGACGCGACCACAACGTCGTCTACTACCTGGTGGCGAGCGCGGTGTTCCGCGACGGGCTGGCCGGGGTTTTCGCGTTCGGCGCGGTGCTGGGCGTCAACGTCTACGGCATTTCCCAGGCCGACGTGCTGTTGTTCGGCATCAGTGCCTGTGTGGTCGCGGCCGTGGGCGCGGTGGTGGGTGGCGTGCTCGACGACCGGGTGGGTTCCAAACCCGTCATCGTCTGGTCGCTGGTCTGCCTGATCGCGGTGGGATTGTCCCTGCTGGTCCTGTCGGGACCGGTGGCCTTCTGGGTGTGTGGCCTGCTCCTGTGCCTGTTCATCGGGCCGACGCTGTCCGCAGCCCGCAACGTGATGTTGCGGATCACCGCGGACGGCAAGGAGGGCGTGGCGTTCGGGCTCTACACCACAGTCGGGCGTGCGGCGTCGTTCCTGGCGCCGTGGCTGTTCTTCGTGTTCATCGACTTCTTCGGCACCGACCGGGCCGGGATGGGCGGCCTGGTGCTGGTGCTGGTGCTGGGGTTGGCCGGCATGTTGGCCGTGCGGGTGCCCGCACGGCAGCACGGCACCGTCGTCACGACCCCCTGA
- a CDS encoding MmpS family transport accessory protein translates to MTDSPRRDGSDYPVDYPDPAYSNQPPYQGVYPAVPQAVPPAGPSGPNPTQQLPPYPPPGYDPNATGQPPGAPTPPEPGDHRPRLWLWILAAVAVLVALGMVIALVIANGSSQETVVAPQPITPQPGFSTSPRPSTTTSRAPRPIPPPTTAPPTGTTGPTETVTYEVTGEGRAINITYLDTGNMLQTEFNVMLPWSKQVELAQPATETASVSVVNFGPEVACTVTVDGVQTQHRSGSGITICVGTS, encoded by the coding sequence ATGACCGATTCACCACGCCGCGACGGGTCCGACTATCCCGTGGACTATCCAGATCCGGCGTACTCGAACCAACCGCCGTATCAGGGCGTGTACCCGGCGGTGCCCCAAGCGGTGCCGCCGGCTGGACCGTCGGGACCGAATCCCACCCAGCAGCTGCCGCCCTACCCTCCCCCCGGGTACGACCCCAATGCCACTGGTCAGCCACCGGGCGCACCCACCCCGCCGGAACCCGGTGACCACCGACCCCGGCTGTGGCTGTGGATTCTGGCCGCGGTCGCGGTCCTGGTGGCCCTGGGCATGGTCATCGCATTGGTGATCGCCAACGGGTCGAGCCAGGAGACCGTGGTCGCGCCGCAACCGATCACGCCCCAGCCCGGCTTCAGCACGTCGCCGAGGCCCAGCACCACGACCTCGCGCGCACCGCGGCCGATCCCGCCACCGACCACCGCGCCTCCCACGGGGACCACCGGGCCCACGGAGACGGTCACCTACGAGGTCACCGGTGAGGGCCGGGCCATCAACATCACCTACCTCGACACCGGCAACATGCTCCAGACCGAGTTCAACGTCATGCTGCCGTGGAGCAAGCAGGTCGAATTGGCTCAACCGGCGACCGAAACCGCCAGTGTGAGCGTCGTGAATTTCGGCCCCGAGGTGGCCTGCACCGTGACCGTCGACGGTGTCCAGACCCAACATCGCAGCGGCTCGGGAATCACGATCTGCGTCGGGACTTCCTGA
- a CDS encoding alpha/beta hydrolase family protein, with amino-acid sequence MPTSWLRGYLCRCSVRCDRGRGDRAAVRDAEEDAEVTGGREVAADRHVRVNYGASLSPDATAFAHLVDDGGYPRAVQRFLRGWRASSSRDVELPVAGPVTKVIHSADGHWLACQIAPEGGTRSQIWVVTTDPDDRDARRIDYWPADAEGTAELIGWDGTQVAAILTGEDGVGSSCLIDPATGDTVVLDRRSGGRLVDAWAGASLVRVGPRGYQELILLWGLTEIALLPSDPGSVTDFGVILDDHTPRRLRSGYDGETTRYQPAGAYEPDSAEGFVRALIRSDNGAAHARLLEVTVTAEGVTYHVVAERAGYELDEFVVSDDLSTVALLWNIDGRSELQILEYADETLSVPIPLPGPVAGELSISAGGSMVAVTVQGPSLPRTVELVDPRSLEWERIDREPSSGPLTSMPTLERITARDGLELTGWLYRPSVEVVGAVMFLHGGPEGQARPEYNEIFPALLDAGFAVLTPNVRGSGGFGRAFVHADDKELRFAAIDDVADCAQYLVDRGIAPADRLACTGWSYGGYLTQAALAFHPHLFVAGISICGMSDLNSFYHTTEPWIAAASYPEYGHPVADRDLLERLSPLPKADAVIAPLLLVHGGNDTNVLPDESRQMYDALVELGRTVELLIFDDDGHEIVKRENRAVLVDAATRWLSKAFGV; translated from the coding sequence ATGCCCACCTCATGGCTGCGAGGGTACCTGTGCAGATGCTCAGTCCGCTGCGACCGAGGTCGTGGTGATCGAGCGGCGGTGAGGGATGCTGAAGAGGACGCGGAAGTGACGGGAGGACGCGAGGTGGCCGCAGATCGGCACGTGCGGGTGAACTACGGCGCGTCGTTGTCACCGGATGCGACGGCATTTGCCCACTTGGTCGACGATGGTGGCTATCCGCGCGCGGTGCAGCGCTTCCTGCGTGGATGGCGGGCCAGTTCCTCGCGCGACGTCGAGCTGCCGGTGGCCGGGCCCGTGACGAAAGTCATCCATTCCGCCGACGGCCACTGGCTGGCCTGCCAGATCGCACCCGAAGGCGGGACCCGCAGCCAGATATGGGTGGTGACGACCGACCCCGACGATCGGGACGCGCGCCGGATCGACTACTGGCCGGCAGACGCGGAGGGCACTGCGGAACTGATCGGTTGGGACGGCACCCAGGTCGCGGCGATCCTCACCGGCGAGGACGGCGTCGGCAGCTCGTGTCTGATCGATCCGGCCACCGGGGACACGGTTGTGCTCGACCGGCGCTCGGGCGGACGGCTGGTGGATGCGTGGGCGGGAGCCTCGCTCGTGCGGGTCGGTCCGCGTGGATACCAGGAACTCATCCTGCTGTGGGGACTCACCGAAATTGCGCTGCTGCCATCGGATCCCGGCTCGGTCACCGATTTCGGTGTGATTCTCGACGATCACACCCCGCGCCGGCTCCGCAGCGGTTACGACGGTGAGACCACGCGGTATCAGCCGGCCGGCGCCTACGAGCCCGACAGCGCCGAAGGTTTTGTGCGGGCGCTGATCCGCAGTGACAACGGTGCCGCCCACGCCCGGCTCCTGGAGGTCACGGTCACCGCGGAGGGGGTGACCTATCACGTGGTCGCCGAGCGGGCCGGTTACGAGCTTGATGAATTCGTGGTCAGCGACGACCTGTCCACTGTCGCGTTGTTATGGAACATCGACGGCCGCAGCGAATTGCAGATCCTGGAGTATGCCGACGAGACGCTGTCGGTGCCGATTCCGCTGCCCGGCCCGGTCGCCGGCGAGTTGAGCATCAGTGCGGGCGGCTCCATGGTGGCGGTGACCGTGCAGGGGCCGTCACTGCCGCGCACCGTCGAGCTGGTCGACCCACGCTCACTGGAGTGGGAGCGGATCGACCGGGAGCCCAGCAGCGGGCCCCTGACCTCGATGCCGACGCTGGAACGGATCACCGCGCGCGACGGTTTGGAGCTCACCGGGTGGCTGTACCGGCCGTCGGTCGAGGTGGTGGGCGCGGTGATGTTCCTGCACGGCGGCCCCGAGGGGCAGGCGCGGCCCGAATACAACGAGATATTCCCGGCCCTGCTGGATGCTGGTTTCGCGGTGTTGACGCCAAATGTGCGCGGTTCGGGTGGATTCGGTCGGGCGTTCGTGCACGCCGATGACAAGGAGTTGCGGTTCGCCGCGATCGACGACGTTGCCGATTGTGCGCAGTATCTGGTTGACCGGGGCATTGCACCGGCCGATCGGTTGGCCTGTACCGGATGGTCGTACGGCGGTTATCTGACACAGGCCGCGCTGGCCTTCCATCCGCACTTGTTCGTCGCCGGCATCAGCATCTGCGGGATGAGTGACCTGAACAGCTTCTACCACACCACCGAGCCATGGATCGCGGCAGCGTCCTATCCCGAGTATGGGCATCCGGTGGCGGATCGTGATCTGCTGGAACGGCTTTCGCCGTTACCGAAGGCGGATGCCGTGATCGCCCCGCTGCTACTGGTCCACGGTGGAAACGACACCAATGTGCTGCCCGATGAATCGCGTCAGATGTACGACGCGCTGGTGGAGCTCGGGCGCACCGTCGAACTGCTGATCTTCGACGATGACGGACACGAGATCGTCAAACGGGAGAACCGCGCGGTCCTGGTCGATGCCGCAACCCGTTGGCTGTCGAAGGCGTTCGGCGTCTAG
- a CDS encoding SACE_7040 family transcriptional regulator — translation MSDSAVTRRSKAKSDRRTQLIAAAERLVAERGYLAVRLEDICSAVGISAPAIYRHFPNKEALLVELLVGVSTRLLAGAQAVTARSAPPADTLNGLVDFHLDFVFGEPDLIRIQDRDLAHLPDTAKRQVRRSQRQYVEIWVAVLTRLNPDLTEDDARVMAHAAFGLLNSTPHIVRPAVPKTHSRAVLRRMTLAALTA, via the coding sequence ATGTCCGACAGCGCCGTCACCCGCCGCAGCAAGGCCAAGTCCGACCGCCGCACCCAGCTGATCGCTGCCGCCGAACGGCTTGTGGCCGAACGCGGTTACCTCGCGGTACGCCTGGAGGACATCTGCTCGGCGGTCGGAATCTCCGCCCCGGCGATCTATCGGCATTTCCCCAACAAAGAGGCGCTCCTGGTCGAACTGCTCGTCGGGGTCAGCACCCGCCTGCTCGCCGGCGCGCAGGCCGTCACCGCACGGAGCGCCCCGCCCGCCGACACCCTGAACGGCCTGGTGGACTTCCACCTCGATTTCGTCTTCGGCGAACCCGACCTGATCCGCATCCAAGACCGCGACCTGGCCCATCTGCCGGACACTGCCAAGCGTCAGGTGCGGCGGTCCCAGCGGCAGTACGTGGAGATCTGGGTTGCGGTACTGACGCGGCTCAATCCCGACCTGACCGAGGACGACGCGCGCGTCATGGCACACGCCGCGTTCGGGCTGTTGAACTCCACCCCGCACATCGTGAGACCCGCTGTCCCCAAGACGCATTCACGCGCGGTACTGCGCCGCATGACCCTGGCGGCACTCACGGCCTAG